TGGTGCCAAGCATTCTCTACCTCCGGTTCATCAGAAATGGTTGAACCTACAAATCTATAAACTGCTGTATCCTCCCGGATTGGCCTCCTATAATTCGGGTCCTTTAATGCAGAAGGGTGATCATTTGGTCTAGCAAACACAGTAGCATGGCTAGTAGATATGTCAACAGGATTAGTATCTCGAGCTGGTATACCTTTCCCATTTGCTATCTCTTTAACATCAACAGTTTCCTCTCCATCCACGTATATTTCAAATGATTCTCCCAGAGGCTGACTAGTGTCAGGTGGTGTCAGTTGGGGCAGCGATGGAACATCTGGAGAGTTCTGCTTCGACTCTAAGCTTTCATCACTGAAAACACTAAATCCATTCTCTACATTGTTACCAATACTAGACTTGTTTCTTCTTGACCTGCCCGAGATTGATGGTTCTAACGGCTCCTGGAACATGCTATTAATGGCATTCATGGCCTCTTTTGTATTAATCGTAGGTTCAACAAGACCATGATGGCGCGCATCTTCTGCGTTGGATTTCCCAACAAGCGCAGTATCTACAAACCTAACCACAACCGTGTCATCACTACAGAGCCTTTTGTTTCCATCTTGTCCCTCAACTCCGGAGTCACTTAGAACTACCTTTCTGTAAAGTTCTTCATCAAGTCCTCCGCTATTACTGGCATGATTTGATTCTTTCACGAGCATTTCATTGTTGGAGCTTCGGAGCGACACCTTATTTCCAGTATTTTCAAACTTAGTAGCTTCTGTCCCTAGCAAATGATCTTTACACCTCATTTCTGCAGGCTGACCATCCATTTTGTGCAATTTCTCTTTGCAACTTCTAACCTCATTGTGGTTCAATCTTCCCTTGCTTGTTTTCCCTCCCTGTAGCTGCACTATGAGCAGGCATGGTTTAATATACGAACCTGAACAATGATGGAAAACTAGCTACACAAAACGCGATGAACAGAAAAACCTGAACTCTCTTATTCTTTGATCGCTCCAGCCGAAGGAGAAATTGCTCGTATGACTTCTGCAACTCATCAGCAGGCTCAGCAAGGCTACAAGCATAGAGGATTTACAACTTCAGAAAAGCAATAATAATCACAACCACACTTCTGCATCATTCATATGTTTTAAAAGCAACACAGAACTCCTGCTAAATCTAAGCTGGAATTTGAGATCTTAAGCACAACCATCACATGGTTTTACAAATTCAATCACAATTCCAAAATCAAACTAAATCGAGATGAATAAACGGCCTATTAGAGAGCTCAGAACAAGAGATTTCTCCATCAAAGTTTCCATAACACTACTAACTGAAAAGCTTCTTACTTCTGCACTCCTAGATGATAAATCTTCTCAGCTGCATCAAACTTCTTCAGCTTCTCATAATAGAGAGCATACGCTTGGTAAAACACCGACTTTTTCAGCCCAATCCGATTCGTCTCCATTGTTTTCAACACCGCTCTCGGTTCCTCCACAAAATCCATCTACATCACAAGACAtacaaaaaatcataaaaaagcaaaaaaaactcccaaaatctcatccaatccaatccaatcaaTCACCACTATTAGTACTGAGGGTTTCCAAAACCCTAAAATTAACCAATGAGCTCAATGCTCCCCAAACACAAAATCACTCTAAACATTAACCAGCAACATCAGATAAAGAAATAGGTACCAATTGCAGCCAAACGCGGAGGTATCGCATATCGTTGGAGTAACGGCGGTCGGTCATGAAAGTCTCGGCGCATTTCTGGAGAAATCGAGGGAGTTTCTCTTTCAGGAACTGAGGCGGCAGCGTCTCCTTGAGCTTCTTTATCCCGCTGCTCGGATCAATTAACGGAGACGAGTGAATCACAATCAAATTGAT
This DNA window, taken from Salvia splendens isolate huo1 chromosome 18, SspV2, whole genome shotgun sequence, encodes the following:
- the LOC121775875 gene encoding uncharacterized protein LOC121775875; translated protein: MSETSSTKSPSDNLFPSLISDIKAYNGMDPLLPWLRGIKKLKETLPPQFLKEKLPRFLQKCAETFMTDRRYSNDMRYLRVWLQLMDFVEEPRAVLKTMETNRIGLKKSVFYQAYALYYEKLKKFDAAEKIYHLGVQNLAEPADELQKSYEQFLLRLERSKNKRVQLQGGKTSKGRLNHNEVRSCKEKLHKMDGQPAEMRCKDHLLGTEATKFENTGNKVSLRSSNNEMLVKESNHASNSGGLDEELYRKVVLSDSGVEGQDGNKRLCSDDTVVVRFVDTALVGKSNAEDARHHGLVEPTINTKEAMNAINSMFQEPLEPSISGRSRRNKSSIGNNVENGFSVFSDESLESKQNSPDVPSLPQLTPPDTSQPLGESFEIYVDGEETVDVKEIANGKGIPARDTNPVDISTSHATVFARPNDHPSALKDPNYRRPIREDTAVYRFVGSTISDEPEVENAWHHGLVDPTINLKEAMQDINSMFGKPIEFTRKRRPRKHVESPEVKDHSGGFLILPDDDEPEDTKPDPASGFFRKPMASKCNPDQSRNKMPEDMNNQTGFLILPDDEEDNQQESSLPSSSTRNNSDLFEQTVCTKEAMDEINKLFAMPMDF